The DNA region CAAGGCCTCACCTGGAAACAGCTTGACCCGGCAGTTAAAGAAAGCATCAAAACCAATGCCGACGCGCTGCAATTATTACAGCAAAAAACCAGCATGATCAAACGCCCGGTTATTGAAGATAACGGCTTCCTTTTCTTCGGCTTTGATGAAAAGGTTTATGCCGATCATTTTTTGGAGAAGTAAGGTAAGTCAACAATACTTAATCCAGCTCTTTTAAAGTTTACATTTTGTGAACTTTTGGCGCCGTTGTTGGTGTTGTTACCATAGGTGTTCGGAAGAAATAAGAAAAGCGTTGGATTGTGCGATTCCCTCCCCCCGGGAAGGTGTAGGGAGGGGTTTCATCGCCGTGTCCTTTCCTTTGAAATAGCGGATAAACCCCGCCCTGCCACTACGCATTCCAACCACACCTCTCCCACGGGAGAGAATTAAAAAATCTTCCGAACAGTTGCACTGTTGTTACCAGCAACGGCACGGAATAGAAATTAGAAAGCCAAAAATTGCACCGGAGGTGCAAAAGGTTTGTAGCTATACAATACCACAACCTTTAGCGCACCGGAGGTTTGCCACATCCATGTGCTGAGCTATCATCTGTATGCCATCTGCTATCCCCTCACCAAATCATTCTCAATTATTATCACCCCCTTAACACCCGCTCCAAATCTTCCTTAAAACTCCGCCCTACCGGAATTTCATGTCCATTCAAAATAATGCGGTTACTCTCCAAACGGGTAATCTTATTAACGGATACAATGAACGATTTATGTACCCGGATAAAACGCTTCTGCGGAAAAATATCCAGCATAACTTTGATGGAACCTTTTAACAGGATCTTTTCTGTATGGGTATAAATGATGGCGTAATCCTTTAAGCCCTGGATGTAGGTAACATCGCTAAAGTAAAGCTTAATGCGCTGTACACCGCTTTTAACAAAAATGAAATCGGTGCTTTCACCCGCCGGCAGGTCATCTGCATGATCATATTGTGCTTTCAGGGCCAGGAACTCCCTGATCTTGTCAATGGCCTGCCCGAAACGCTTAAATGAGATCGGTTTCAGCAAAAAATCAATTACACCCAGTTCATAGCCTTCAAAGGCGTAGTTGCGGTAGGCTGTGGTAAAAACAGTAAGCGGCGGCTCTGGCAGTAATTTCAAAAATTGGATCCCTGTCATTTCCGGCATCTCTATATCCAGTAGCAATACATCGGCATGGTGGTCTTTTAAATGATGTAAAGCATCACCCGCATTGCTGAACAGAAATACCGAATGCACATGATCAATCCTTTTCAGGTAGCCGTCCAATATTTCAAGCGCAAGCGGCTCATCATCTACTACCACAAATTTCAGCATCGCTTCCATACTACGTCCGTCCTTATAACTCAATCAGCAGTTTAACCCAAAAAGCATCTTTTCTATCTTCCAGTTGCAGCGCATACCTGGCCGGGTAAAGCAGGTCGAGACGCTTTCGCAAATTATCGAGCCCTATTCCCCCCTTACTATTATTAACTGCCGATGCTGGTTTGGCATTTTCTATCATAACCTCCAGTGTTGACTGCTCCAGGCTGATATTCACCTTTAGCCAGCCGTTTTTAGTTTGCCTGCCCAGTCCGTGTTTAAAAGCATTTTCAACCAGGGGCAGTAACAGCAACGGGGCAATTTCATGTCCGATCAGGTCCGCATTAATATTCAGGTCAATGGCAGCCTCGCCGCTAAACCTCAGTCGCTCCAGCTCCATATAATTGCTGAGATAGCTGATCTCTTTTTCCAACGGTACCTTTTCGCCGGTACTGTCGTACAGCATATATTCCATCATTTCTGATAGCTTCAGTACCACATCCGGGGCAAGTTCCGATTTTTTAAGTGTCAGCGCGTACAGGTTATTCAGGATATTAAACAGGAAATGCGGATTTACCTGCGCACGCAGAAAATTAACTTCGGCGTTCAGTTTTTCTACGGTGATTTTCTGAATGACTAACTGCTGTCCATACCAGTCCATACTTAATTTGAGCGCCAGCATCAACCCCAGATACCATAGGGTACTGAAAAAGTTGTAGGATAATGACTCCAGCAGGTTACTGTTGCGCATGGGGCCCACCACATAACCGTACAGGTAAAAATCAAACAGGCTTTGAGCGGCTAAATACCCAATTACCGACAGGATAATTGCCGTAAAATACGCAAGGTACCGCTTCTTTAAAAGGTACCGGGGTAAAAAATATTGCAGGTTAAGATAGGCTATAATGATAAGCAGCGCAATGCGACCGGCGACGCAGGCTACAAAGTAAGGCATGCTGGCTTTATATATGAGATACCTTTTCTCATAAATGAAAAAGCCGGTGATCAGTACCCAGTAAGCGCTATGCATCAGGACATGCCTAAAGGTAGTGCCGCGTTTTAAAAACGGCAGCGAGATTGGTTTATCCAGCGCATCCATTTCAGTGTTTCATTATCATTGAG from Mucilaginibacter sp. SJ includes:
- a CDS encoding Spx/MgsR family RNA polymerase-binding regulatory protein; translated protein: MKVYGITNCNTVKKALDWLKENKVAYEFQDFKKLGVSTEKLQEWDTKAGYDKFLNKQGLTWKQLDPAVKESIKTNADALQLLQQKTSMIKRPVIEDNGFLFFGFDEKVYADHFLEK
- a CDS encoding LytR/AlgR family response regulator transcription factor, which encodes MSYKDGRSMEAMLKFVVVDDEPLALEILDGYLKRIDHVHSVFLFSNAGDALHHLKDHHADVLLLDIEMPEMTGIQFLKLLPEPPLTVFTTAYRNYAFEGYELGVIDFLLKPISFKRFGQAIDKIREFLALKAQYDHADDLPAGESTDFIFVKSGVQRIKLYFSDVTYIQGLKDYAIIYTHTEKILLKGSIKVMLDIFPQKRFIRVHKSFIVSVNKITRLESNRIILNGHEIPVGRSFKEDLERVLRG
- a CDS encoding sensor histidine kinase, coding for MDALDKPISLPFLKRGTTFRHVLMHSAYWVLITGFFIYEKRYLIYKASMPYFVACVAGRIALLIIIAYLNLQYFLPRYLLKKRYLAYFTAIILSVIGYLAAQSLFDFYLYGYVVGPMRNSNLLESLSYNFFSTLWYLGLMLALKLSMDWYGQQLVIQKITVEKLNAEVNFLRAQVNPHFLFNILNNLYALTLKKSELAPDVVLKLSEMMEYMLYDSTGEKVPLEKEISYLSNYMELERLRFSGEAAIDLNINADLIGHEIAPLLLLPLVENAFKHGLGRQTKNGWLKVNISLEQSTLEVMIENAKPASAVNNSKGGIGLDNLRKRLDLLYPARYALQLEDRKDAFWVKLLIEL